Part of the Thamnophis elegans isolate rThaEle1 chromosome 10, rThaEle1.pri, whole genome shotgun sequence genome, TTAAGTGGTAGAGAACATAAGCTTGGAGATGTGGAAAGTGCCAGTGATGCTAACATCAGCTATAAACAATTGTCCTCTAAAGCAGGTGGGAGCTGTGTGTCAATTACACAATCTGCCATTCTCCGAAAAGAACGAATTGTGCTACTTTTTCTAAGTCATTGGAAGAAATCTACATATGCTCCCTCTTTGAAACTGCTGACTAGGAAGACAGTAAGTAATCAGCTACCTATAAAAGCAGGTCTTGTAGAGGTTATAGCAGAATTCAGAAAACAGCAGGATCCTTTGCAGAAGCCCTTGAAAGAAATGAAGAGATTTGTCCATTTAGTTCATCAAAGATATGCTATCAAGAAGTTAATCAGTCACTGGAAGGATGTCATTGCTTTGCTGTCATCTCAGGAGATCAGACATCAAAGTCATGAGCACACAATCTATTCTCCAGAACAATTCTTACCCTATGTCAAGGGTAAGCCTACTGATTATAACAGTTTGAGTCTTGAGCTATTTATGCTTGGCTACTTCCATATCCTGGAGCTGGATCTATCCCCTGAAGAACGTAAAGGAAGACATCTCCTTTGCTTTGAAGTTTTCAATCACCTGGGTAGACATCAGTGGGAAAAAGTGCGTGCCTTTCACAAAGCAGTGATTGATGAGATTGCAGCAGGCAAAAGAAACTGGAAAGATAGTTTTGAAGATATCAAGGAACATTTTTTTGGTAATAGTGACATGACTAAAACCACAGAATTGCAAAAGCTGTCAATGGAAACAAATCCAACCACAATAACCAAAATGAGGATATCAGGTAGTGTTTTTGAGCCTGAAGAGCAGGTCTCAGGGAAATACTTTGAACTAGGTAACTGTAGTAATGATGATACCTACTGTTACATCGACAGGAGTTTTGCtttctggaaagaaaaagaagcagagaTCGTTAGCTTTAAAGGATCAGGACCTTTACATTTGTAATTTCTGTTGTAAGTAAGTATGGTGTGCAGATTACACAAAGAAGCTATATGGTTACTTCAGGGATATTGCTGGAATTAGCAAACATAAACTTTATTGAAATTACTAAGAAAAGTCTGCAAAATTCATGTTatctaaacaacaacaacaaaataacacAGCAAAACCTAAACCCCAGCTAGAGTTTTGTTGTAAAGAACTATCAAATAAAAAGGGTTGGAGGGAAAGGAGTGAATGCTTTACCCTTCTTGCTAATTCTCTTTTCTTCAAAAACTTCTTGTGTCCACCCAGTTTTTCATCTCCCCTAGCCTTTGCAACCCTCATTTTACCTGCTTACTCAATTGCAACTCTGTCTGCATTACAGAAGTCGCTGCTGCAGAAGGAAGCAACTAAACTGCCAAATAAATACTGGTATTTCTTCACAAAAGAGTTTTAAAAGGGTGCTTCATGTGGATATCTGACTAAGCAGAGTACCTTGTCAAAAATCCACACAATCCTATTACATAATGGCTTGGTGTCCTTTGTCTTTGTGTGAATTAACAAGGTGCTTAAGGATTTAaacactgtttccatattatttttcTTGATACATGTTCTCAATGCTCATATTTTTACATGGCATAGGATGTATGCATTTTACAGCATGTACACTGTCACCTGTACTTTTGAGCATGTATTTTGAAGAAATTCAATTTCATATAAAACTGGCAGTTAAAATAGCTCTGAACCTTTTAGTTTTAAAAGTATATCATTTTCCAGGCACGTGCCTTTGTTTCTTTTATGCATGAATTTCTGCTGTGCAACAGTTCTCATGCAAAGTAGATTGTATTGTACAAAGCTATAAAAAGTTCAGCTCATCACCAGGTCTCAACAATAGATAGGAGCAAATCTCCAGAATTTGCCTTGCATTTCAGGGGCTTTTTTAAAGGAACAACATTGATGGCTTAAACTTGCAGTTGTTCAGGACACCTACTTCAACCCTTCGCATTCATGACTT contains:
- the ESPNL gene encoding espin-like protein encodes the protein MTLEKDNEQYCSDSEEAQFFKVNALKQKNTNIDRILRIRNYFQILTADTIMENSQGGKMKIQNTVSKLDSLGALDIDALVPTHDEQGFCIPEWKRQVMVRKLQAQLASKEDVDKKNKGSWALDTDMWQYSRDHNAILGPYGELLTNDDLLYLENQLTKLQIKKKCQEFKNELGRLTEELQSVFPSPIISVTVNPQFLQSFSQDDNQELPDWCNHVSGIVKNMSLLLNNINKSKKEGANEKTGKTVFFLRDSANKEIIESSVSVQSLRENFEKHNLLSYHKTFEPQVLKNMSLQHDPSKESTLQTLFSICKTKRQLSGREHKLGDVESASDANISYKQLSSKAGGSCVSITQSAILRKERIVLLFLSHWKKSTYAPSLKLLTRKTVSNQLPIKAGLVEVIAEFRKQQDPLQKPLKEMKRFVHLVHQRYAIKKLISHWKDVIALLSSQEIRHQSHEHTIYSPEQFLPYVKGKPTDYNSLSLELFMLGYFHILELDLSPEERKGRHLLCFEVFNHLGRHQWEKVRAFHKAVIDEIAAGKRNWKDSFEDIKEHFFGNSDMTKTTELQKLSMETNPTTITKMRISGSVFEPEEQVSGKYFELGNCSNDDTYCYIDRSFAFWKEKEAEIVSFKGSGPLHL